In Gemmatimonadaceae bacterium, one DNA window encodes the following:
- a CDS encoding protein kinase: MNELHNQLQQLLGDTYQLERELTGGMSRVFVAEETALGRKVVIKVLPPETVASVNVARFRREIQLAASLQHPHIVPLLTAGSRGNLLYYVMPLIEGESLRARLVRSGELPVSDVASILRDTASALAYAHNHGVVHRDIKPDNIMLTGNFAVVTDFGVAKAVSEATSDANVTSVGVALGTPTYMAPEQAAADPNTDHRADIYALGVVGYELLAGTPPFTGTSPQMILAAHVTRTPDHVTTHRASVPPALANVIMRCLEKKPADRWQTAEELIQQLAVIATPGASTPHATAPHIAVTPRATTDPPRSRRPAIAAAFVLGLAAFAGVAWFAGRDRSPVFDDHHVIVSDFENQTRDASLDPIGKLASDLLRQAIAQSGVGEVVEAAQAKGDSTRPGLIVRGRYYREGDSVRIQAEVLDARTSRVVRAFSPVTAPASNPSAGLERLRPRVLGALASLNDPLIRNWARKATEPPIYEAYRAYRAGIEADLPRMGATVGTSSADADREFQKAIELDSTFVLPMLEILSPVLKLRYETRDRLTPVDRALVERRQAELNYDWEAAYKAGRRAAELAPDPLLLIQMAGFTIFASRPREALAALKKADPEGNLKFGWGIRTDGLHLTGDLQAELAAVERERQLGLATDFEAAQILPALGRVDEVNALINERMRRPSRNEDTPAALMLFAAREYRAHGFLAASNQLANRALAWYDSRPDAELTEARQENVINTLFHAGRYAEARDRLPKFLPADGGYSLPGQLAAHLGDTAAARGFIEKLRMMKEPTAYARALIAAALGDRDLTYTLLQQAFAEGMPYQPLLHREFDIKAMEDYAPIRELLWPKG; the protein is encoded by the coding sequence ATGAACGAACTCCACAACCAGCTCCAACAGTTACTTGGCGATACGTACCAACTGGAGCGCGAGCTCACAGGCGGCATGTCGCGGGTGTTCGTGGCCGAGGAGACAGCGCTGGGGCGGAAAGTGGTGATCAAGGTGCTTCCGCCGGAGACCGTTGCATCGGTGAACGTCGCCCGGTTCCGGCGCGAGATCCAGCTCGCCGCATCGCTTCAGCATCCGCACATCGTTCCGCTCCTCACCGCGGGATCACGCGGCAATCTCCTCTATTATGTGATGCCGCTGATCGAGGGGGAATCGTTGCGGGCGCGGCTCGTTCGCAGTGGCGAGCTCCCGGTGAGCGATGTTGCATCCATTCTCCGCGATACCGCATCCGCGCTCGCGTACGCGCATAACCATGGTGTAGTTCACCGCGACATCAAGCCGGACAACATCATGCTCACCGGCAATTTTGCGGTGGTCACTGATTTCGGTGTCGCCAAGGCAGTGAGCGAAGCGACGAGCGATGCCAACGTCACCTCGGTTGGAGTCGCGCTCGGCACACCCACTTACATGGCGCCCGAACAGGCCGCTGCGGATCCCAATACCGATCATCGCGCTGATATTTATGCGCTCGGTGTAGTTGGATACGAGCTGCTGGCCGGTACTCCTCCATTCACCGGAACGTCACCGCAGATGATTCTCGCTGCGCATGTGACCCGAACTCCGGATCACGTCACGACACATCGAGCTTCCGTTCCGCCCGCTCTCGCGAACGTCATCATGCGGTGTCTGGAAAAAAAGCCTGCAGACCGGTGGCAGACGGCGGAAGAGCTCATCCAGCAGCTTGCAGTGATCGCCACGCCAGGTGCGTCGACACCTCATGCGACGGCTCCTCATATTGCCGTAACGCCGAGAGCGACAACTGATCCCCCCCGCTCGCGCCGGCCCGCGATTGCGGCTGCGTTCGTCCTCGGACTTGCTGCATTTGCCGGTGTCGCCTGGTTTGCCGGACGCGATCGAAGTCCCGTGTTTGATGACCATCACGTAATCGTCTCCGATTTCGAGAATCAGACACGTGATGCATCGCTCGATCCCATCGGCAAGCTTGCATCCGATCTCCTTCGTCAGGCGATCGCCCAGAGTGGAGTGGGCGAAGTTGTCGAGGCCGCTCAAGCCAAAGGAGATTCCACCAGGCCCGGACTCATAGTACGCGGCAGATACTATAGAGAAGGTGACAGCGTGCGCATTCAGGCCGAGGTGCTCGATGCGCGCACGTCGAGGGTGGTGCGCGCTTTCAGTCCTGTCACTGCTCCGGCGTCGAATCCGAGTGCTGGGCTCGAGCGACTGCGCCCGCGAGTTCTCGGCGCGCTTGCATCGCTGAACGATCCATTGATTCGCAACTGGGCGCGCAAGGCGACGGAGCCGCCAATCTACGAGGCGTATCGCGCGTATCGCGCGGGAATCGAGGCCGATCTTCCGCGCATGGGTGCCACCGTGGGAACCAGCTCCGCCGATGCAGACCGCGAATTCCAGAAAGCGATAGAGCTCGATTCTACGTTTGTTCTTCCCATGCTCGAGATTCTGTCGCCGGTCCTGAAGCTGCGTTATGAAACCCGGGATCGCCTCACACCCGTCGATCGCGCTCTCGTCGAGCGCCGTCAGGCTGAGCTCAATTATGACTGGGAGGCGGCATACAAGGCGGGACGGCGGGCGGCGGAGCTTGCCCCTGATCCGCTGCTGCTGATTCAGATGGCAGGCTTTACGATCTTTGCCAGCCGACCGCGTGAAGCGCTTGCCGCGCTGAAGAAAGCCGACCCCGAAGGCAATCTCAAATTTGGCTGGGGAATCAGAACCGATGGCCTGCATCTCACCGGCGATCTTCAGGCCGAGCTGGCCGCAGTCGAGCGGGAGCGTCAGCTCGGATTGGCTACCGATTTCGAGGCAGCTCAGATCCTTCCAGCATTAGGGCGTGTCGACGAGGTGAATGCTCTTATCAACGAGCGGATGCGCCGCCCGTCGCGTAACGAGGATACGCCAGCTGCGTTGATGTTGTTTGCGGCGCGCGAGTACAGGGCTCACGGCTTCCTCGCTGCGTCGAATCAGCTCGCCAACCGGGCGCTGGCATGGTACGACAGCCGGCCGGACGCCGAGCTTACCGAAGCTCGGCAGGAGAACGTGATAAATACATTGTTCCACGCCGGCCGGTATGCCGAAGCGCGCGACAGGCTCCCCAAGTTTTTGCCTGCCGACGGGGGATACTCGTTACCAGGCCAGCTTGCTGCGCATCTCGGCGACACGGCGGCTGCAAGAGGCTTTATTGAAAAGCTGAGGATGATGAAGGAGCCGACCGCGTATGCCCGCGCGCTGATTGCCGCTGCGCTTGGCGACCGCGATCTGACTTACACCCTGCTTCAGCAGGCGTTCGCTGAAGGAATGCCGTATCAGCCGCTCCTTCACCGGGAATTCGACATCAAGGCGATGGAGGATTACGCTCCGATTCGTGAGCTGCTCTGGCCGAAGGGCTGA
- a CDS encoding protein kinase, translated as MAELRDQLQATLGDGYTLEQELGGGGMSRVFVAQESALGRKVVVKVLPPEMAAAVSLDRFRREIQLAAQLQHPHIVPLLTAGDTNGLPYFTMPFVRGESLRSRLLKGGELPVSETVRILREVASAIAYAHENNIVHRDIKPENVLISGGSAVVTDFGVAKALSASSEAAPDTLTSMGVALGTPAYMSPEQATADPNTDHRADIYALGVMAYEMLTGSTPFTGRSPQATLAAHVTEVPDAITRRRSTIPPVLASLVMSCLEKRPADRPQTAHEVMHRLDALSTPSGGLARTVQATAVKPAKEGKRTRRIAVFTAVAVAAAIAAFGLTEYRKRDSVSTAKAETPVIAVLPFENLGRPEGREFTDGMTEEITSRLSSLRGLKVIGRQTSKSYAGTTKTPQQIASELGVNYVLTGTVRWDRTGDGKDIVRVSPALVRTADATQVWAKPFETILSGIFEVQSKVATEVANALDVALLQPEKDALAARPTESVEAYSHYLRGTELLRTSLQVPDIRTAIAALEKAVALDPQFALAHSQLSIGHTGLFWFESDRTAERLRKARASADRALSLQPSLATAHLALAIYYYQGLLDFESALKELSIAQQARPNDFEILFYKAAIERRQGKWRESIANMNRAIEIEPRIGSYISDFADTHYTLREYDQAERLADRALIVTPREPDALGLKSEIAIARDGDVPRALQFVRQRFAAEAGARGGLGSAAADPFNAGWPALADQKIRDALLSAQWRPELDERSSFLVNRMMLFYVIQDMPRARAYADSALGPLASKVRERSDDARYYSRLGRVQAILGRRQEALAAADKAISLRPVSKDAYGGPDFVANRAVILMMLGDTDRAISEMQSLLEIPSPVSRNAIRLNPLFAALRSHPRFNDLVRGP; from the coding sequence ATGGCTGAGTTGCGCGACCAACTGCAGGCAACACTAGGCGACGGATACACGCTCGAGCAGGAGCTCGGCGGTGGCGGCATGTCGCGGGTGTTCGTCGCGCAGGAGTCAGCGCTCGGACGGAAGGTCGTCGTCAAGGTTCTGCCACCGGAGATGGCGGCAGCGGTAAGCCTCGACCGATTTCGTCGTGAGATCCAACTGGCCGCGCAGCTCCAGCATCCTCACATCGTGCCGCTTCTCACAGCGGGTGATACCAACGGCTTGCCCTATTTCACCATGCCATTCGTGCGCGGAGAGTCGCTGCGCTCGCGACTGCTCAAGGGCGGTGAGCTACCGGTATCGGAGACCGTAAGGATCCTCCGCGAAGTCGCGTCAGCCATCGCATACGCACACGAGAACAACATCGTGCATCGCGATATCAAACCCGAGAACGTGCTGATTTCCGGCGGCTCGGCGGTGGTGACGGACTTTGGCGTGGCGAAGGCCCTGAGCGCATCGAGCGAAGCCGCGCCTGATACTCTCACCTCGATGGGCGTTGCGCTCGGCACACCCGCCTACATGTCACCGGAGCAGGCCACCGCCGACCCGAACACGGATCATCGCGCGGATATCTATGCGCTTGGGGTGATGGCGTACGAGATGCTCACCGGGTCGACTCCATTCACAGGTCGCTCACCGCAGGCGACACTCGCGGCACACGTGACCGAAGTGCCAGACGCCATCACGCGTCGAAGGTCGACGATACCTCCCGTGCTGGCTTCGCTCGTGATGTCGTGCCTCGAGAAGCGTCCGGCTGATAGACCTCAGACTGCACACGAGGTGATGCACCGGCTGGACGCGCTCAGTACGCCGAGTGGTGGGTTGGCTCGCACGGTTCAGGCGACAGCGGTGAAGCCGGCGAAGGAGGGCAAGCGAACCCGGAGGATTGCGGTATTCACGGCGGTTGCCGTGGCCGCTGCGATCGCTGCTTTCGGGCTGACCGAATATCGAAAGCGCGATTCCGTGTCCACCGCGAAAGCTGAAACACCGGTGATCGCGGTACTTCCATTCGAGAACCTGGGCAGGCCCGAAGGCCGCGAGTTTACCGACGGAATGACTGAGGAGATCACGAGCCGCCTGTCATCATTGCGCGGTCTCAAGGTGATCGGCCGGCAAACGTCGAAGAGCTATGCCGGGACGACCAAGACCCCGCAGCAGATCGCCAGTGAGCTCGGTGTGAATTATGTACTGACTGGAACCGTCAGATGGGACCGTACCGGTGATGGAAAGGACATTGTGCGCGTGAGTCCGGCGCTGGTGAGAACCGCGGATGCGACGCAGGTATGGGCAAAGCCGTTCGAGACGATTCTTTCGGGCATCTTCGAGGTTCAGTCAAAGGTGGCTACCGAAGTCGCGAACGCGCTCGACGTCGCGCTGCTTCAGCCGGAAAAAGACGCCCTCGCTGCGCGCCCCACCGAAAGTGTCGAAGCTTACAGCCATTATCTTCGCGGGACCGAGCTGCTGAGGACCAGCCTTCAGGTCCCGGACATCCGGACGGCCATAGCGGCACTGGAGAAGGCGGTCGCACTCGATCCTCAATTCGCACTGGCGCATTCACAGCTCTCCATCGGCCACACGGGGCTCTTCTGGTTTGAGAGCGACCGCACTGCCGAGCGCCTGAGGAAAGCCCGTGCCTCAGCCGACAGGGCGCTCTCGCTGCAGCCGTCGCTGGCAACTGCCCACCTCGCTCTCGCGATCTACTACTATCAGGGGCTGCTCGATTTCGAGAGTGCATTGAAGGAGCTGTCGATCGCCCAACAGGCGCGCCCCAACGACTTTGAGATTCTCTTCTACAAGGCGGCGATCGAGAGACGGCAGGGAAAGTGGCGAGAATCGATCGCCAACATGAACCGCGCGATCGAGATCGAGCCTCGAATAGGAAGCTACATATCGGACTTCGCCGATACTCATTACACGCTCCGTGAATACGATCAGGCCGAACGGCTGGCGGACCGTGCGTTGATCGTCACTCCCAGAGAGCCTGACGCCCTCGGTCTCAAGTCAGAGATCGCGATAGCAAGGGACGGCGATGTGCCGCGGGCCCTGCAGTTCGTTCGACAACGATTCGCTGCAGAGGCCGGCGCGAGAGGTGGCCTGGGCAGCGCGGCGGCGGACCCCTTCAATGCGGGCTGGCCCGCCCTGGCAGATCAGAAAATCCGCGATGCGTTGTTGTCGGCGCAATGGAGACCGGAGCTGGATGAGCGGTCTTCGTTCCTCGTTAACCGGATGATGCTGTTCTATGTCATTCAGGACATGCCGCGTGCCCGTGCCTACGCCGATTCGGCTCTGGGGCCGCTTGCCTCCAAGGTGCGCGAGCGCTCCGATGATGCCAGATACTATTCTCGCCTCGGCCGGGTTCAGGCAATTCTTGGCCGGAGGCAGGAAGCACTGGCGGCCGCCGACAAAGCCATTTCGCTGCGCCCTGTGTCGAAAGATGCCTACGGAGGCCCGGATTTCGTGGCGAACCGTGCGGTCATCCTGATGATGCTCGGAGATACCGACCGGGCCATCAGCGAGATGCAGAGTCTGCTCGAGATTCCGTCGCCTGTTTCGAGGAACGCGATCAGGCTGAATCCGCTTTTCGCGGCGCTTCGAAGTCATCCCCGATTTAACGATCTGGTCCGGGGCCCGTGA
- a CDS encoding four helix bundle protein: protein MVSSECRTSRNSIIRAAMSIPANSVEGREQASEKDFARFLRYSIGSASELEYHLIIGRDMELISQEVVQFAIREDRAGSEDAPWIDWAARQGLTGRKVL from the coding sequence TTGGTATCGTCGGAATGTCGGACTTCAAGAAACTCAATTATTCGCGCGGCCATGTCCATCCCAGCGAACAGTGTCGAAGGGCGGGAACAGGCGAGTGAAAAAGACTTCGCGAGATTCCTGCGATACTCAATCGGGTCTGCGTCCGAGCTCGAGTATCACTTGATCATCGGTCGGGACATGGAATTGATTTCTCAGGAGGTCGTGCAATTCGCTATTCGAGAAGATCGAGCAGGTTCGGAAGATGCTCCATGGATTGATTGGGCGGCTCGACAGGGACTGACGGGCCGGAAAGTTCTTTGA
- a CDS encoding DUF1501 domain-containing protein: MERRAFVKSGALALVTMGLSPSFLRRTAFGAELIKAPNGKTLICLFQRGAADALNMVVPHGEKAYYTMRPSIAIPRPAGLGRSAAAGSAIDLDGFYGLHPSLAPLKQLYDRGILAPVHAVGSPSATRSHFDAQDYMESGTPDVKGTTDGWLNRYLAVKGTCDECKVNPFRAVSLTQQTPRIMEGRAETVAMNSLNEFTVRTTGSQADRLEALYRTGSADLVHGAGAEMFDAVKMLKAANPQKYLPRSGAQYPRSQFGQRLLQIAQLIKADVGMEIAFADVGGWDTHVNQGAATGQLSARLNDFSQSVSALVTDLGDRMGDVVILTMSEFGRTARENGNRGTDHGHAGALFVIGGDVKGGKVYGKWPGLEQEQLYEGRDLALTTDFRAVFSEVTSRHLGAAQVDRIFPGFNGQQKSWLGII; the protein is encoded by the coding sequence ATGGAACGCAGAGCATTTGTAAAATCAGGAGCTCTCGCCCTCGTCACGATGGGGTTGAGCCCGAGCTTTCTTCGCCGGACCGCGTTTGGCGCGGAGCTTATCAAGGCGCCCAATGGCAAGACGCTGATCTGTCTCTTTCAGCGCGGTGCCGCTGACGCGTTGAACATGGTAGTGCCGCACGGCGAGAAAGCTTATTACACCATGCGCCCCTCTATCGCCATCCCGCGCCCGGCAGGACTCGGCCGCTCGGCCGCCGCAGGGAGTGCGATAGATCTCGACGGATTCTACGGACTCCATCCGTCGCTGGCGCCGCTGAAGCAGCTCTACGACCGCGGCATTCTCGCACCGGTTCACGCAGTGGGAAGTCCGAGCGCGACGCGATCGCACTTCGATGCGCAGGACTACATGGAGAGCGGCACGCCCGACGTGAAGGGTACCACCGACGGATGGCTCAATCGATATCTGGCGGTGAAAGGCACATGCGACGAGTGCAAGGTCAATCCGTTTCGCGCGGTATCGCTTACGCAGCAGACTCCCCGCATCATGGAAGGGCGCGCCGAAACTGTGGCGATGAACAGTCTCAACGAATTCACCGTGCGCACTACGGGGTCACAGGCCGACCGTCTCGAAGCGCTGTATCGCACCGGGTCTGCGGATCTCGTGCACGGCGCCGGCGCCGAGATGTTCGATGCGGTGAAGATGCTGAAGGCGGCAAATCCGCAGAAGTATCTTCCGCGCAGCGGGGCGCAGTATCCGCGGTCGCAGTTCGGCCAGCGGCTGCTGCAGATCGCGCAGCTCATCAAGGCCGATGTCGGGATGGAGATCGCGTTCGCTGATGTCGGCGGCTGGGACACGCACGTGAACCAGGGCGCGGCAACTGGTCAGCTCTCGGCAAGGCTCAACGATTTCTCGCAATCAGTGAGCGCGCTTGTTACTGACCTTGGCGACAGGATGGGTGACGTGGTGATCCTGACGATGTCCGAGTTTGGGCGTACTGCGCGGGAGAACGGAAACCGCGGCACTGACCACGGTCACGCGGGAGCACTGTTCGTCATCGGCGGCGATGTGAAGGGCGGGAAGGTCTACGGAAAGTGGCCGGGACTCGAGCAGGAGCAGTTGTACGAAGGCCGCGACCTTGCGCTCACGACTGACTTCAGAGCGGTGTTTTCGGAGGTGACCAGTCGTCACCTTGGCGCGGCTCAGGTGGACCGGATTTTCCCGGGATTCAACGGACAGCAGAAGAGCTGGCTGGGAATCATTTAG
- a CDS encoding DUF1800 domain-containing protein, producing MKHTTGITMRMIDTFINGALFLGCASIVAVTADAQTRASVPRVNASSARLDHRELAADQQVIHALNRLTFGARPGDVTKVRAIGLDTWIDQQLHPERIDNASLDRFIASYSILNQDQSGLLVQYASAQRERRVFKREAGDNTAGISRDDSIAMRSMGTSRRAVAGQLQSARVARAVSSNRQLEEVMTDFWLNHFNIFAMKGPAGPFYAATYESEVIRPNSLGKFRDLLGAVAKSPAMLFYLDNARSMADSSRPRLASMARGGKLNGADATAKRRGQAKRNAARGQTELQQRIKQRRNGGLNENYGRELMELHTLGVDGGYTQQDVINVARALTGWTIKPPQTGGGFVFRPEMHDAGEKIVLGRKLASGRGIQDGEDVLDIVARHPATARHIATKLARRFISDNPPKAIVDQAAAVFLRTDGDIREVVRTIITSNEFFAQQAFRSKVKSPFEVVVSAMRALNAQPDATPRTAQAVAYLGQPIYGHQAPNGYPETGESWMNTGAILNRINFGMTVAANRIPGASVNAIPGLDSLRDAPRTRQVDAVVAMLLNGSASPDTRAVLLSGENPLLAKGVATSSGSSAMGNDQPAGVDEMNGSAMDAKTRRAKNGKLRNEVPRGARVNPMARGGGVPQLTGIAQIIGLALGSAEFQRR from the coding sequence ATGAAACACACGACTGGGATTACGATGCGAATGATCGATACGTTCATCAATGGCGCGCTCTTTCTGGGCTGCGCCTCGATTGTGGCAGTGACGGCGGATGCCCAAACAAGAGCGTCTGTGCCAAGGGTCAACGCGAGTTCAGCACGCCTCGACCATCGCGAGCTCGCTGCCGACCAACAGGTCATTCACGCCCTCAACCGGCTGACGTTCGGTGCCCGGCCAGGCGATGTCACGAAAGTGCGCGCCATCGGCCTGGACACGTGGATCGACCAGCAGCTCCACCCGGAGCGGATCGATAACGCCTCGCTCGACCGGTTCATAGCGAGTTACAGCATCCTGAATCAGGACCAGAGCGGGTTGCTCGTGCAATACGCATCCGCGCAGCGTGAGCGTCGCGTGTTCAAGCGGGAGGCGGGAGATAACACAGCGGGGATCTCCCGCGACGACAGTATCGCAATGCGCAGCATGGGCACCAGCCGGCGTGCGGTGGCCGGTCAGCTCCAGTCGGCTCGTGTCGCCAGAGCGGTATCCAGCAACCGCCAGCTCGAAGAAGTGATGACCGACTTCTGGCTCAATCATTTCAACATCTTCGCCATGAAGGGCCCAGCTGGTCCGTTCTACGCTGCAACGTATGAAAGCGAAGTGATTCGCCCCAACTCACTGGGTAAATTCCGTGACCTGCTTGGAGCGGTGGCGAAGAGTCCGGCAATGCTGTTCTATCTTGACAACGCCCGCAGCATGGCGGACAGCAGTCGTCCGCGTCTCGCAAGCATGGCCCGCGGCGGAAAGTTGAATGGTGCCGATGCGACAGCGAAGCGCCGTGGACAGGCGAAACGTAACGCAGCGCGCGGGCAGACCGAACTGCAGCAGCGCATCAAACAGCGCCGCAACGGCGGACTCAACGAGAACTACGGTCGTGAACTGATGGAGCTGCACACGCTCGGCGTCGATGGCGGGTACACGCAGCAGGATGTGATCAACGTCGCTCGCGCACTCACCGGCTGGACGATAAAGCCGCCGCAAACTGGCGGCGGGTTTGTGTTCCGCCCGGAAATGCACGACGCTGGAGAAAAGATCGTGCTCGGCCGCAAGCTTGCGAGCGGACGCGGAATTCAGGACGGCGAGGACGTGCTCGACATCGTCGCACGCCACCCCGCTACCGCGCGTCACATCGCGACGAAGCTCGCGCGCCGGTTCATCTCCGACAATCCGCCAAAGGCAATCGTCGACCAGGCAGCAGCAGTGTTCCTCCGCACGGATGGCGACATTCGCGAAGTAGTTCGCACCATCATCACCTCGAACGAGTTCTTTGCGCAGCAGGCATTCCGCAGCAAGGTGAAATCGCCGTTCGAAGTAGTGGTGAGCGCAATGCGCGCGTTGAACGCGCAGCCCGACGCAACCCCGCGCACCGCGCAGGCGGTGGCTTACCTCGGACAGCCGATCTACGGACACCAGGCACCAAACGGTTATCCGGAAACCGGGGAGTCGTGGATGAACACCGGTGCAATCCTAAATAGAATCAACTTCGGCATGACAGTAGCGGCCAACCGCATTCCCGGTGCAAGTGTGAACGCAATTCCCGGTCTGGATTCACTGAGGGATGCGCCCCGAACCCGGCAGGTCGATGCCGTAGTCGCGATGCTGCTCAATGGTTCGGCATCTCCAGATACGCGGGCGGTTCTTCTCTCGGGCGAGAATCCGTTGCTGGCAAAAGGCGTGGCAACGTCAAGCGGCTCCAGCGCAATGGGAAACGACCAGCCAGCGGGCGTCGATGAAATGAACGGAAGCGCCATGGACGCTAAGACGCGCCGCGCAAAGAACGGCAAGCTCAGGAATGAGGTGCCGCGTGGCGCGCGCGTCAATCCGATGGCACGCGGGGGCGGCGTCCCTCAACTCACCGGTATCGCCCAGATAATCGGCCTCGCACTCGGCTCGGCCGAGTTCCAGCGCCGCTAA
- a CDS encoding polyphosphate kinase 2 family protein, with protein sequence MLLQPVKSSDKLALSDKDASPPKKLPKGDEIEAELDKTLERLGELQQIFYADGRRSLLIVLQGRDASGKDGVVRTVIGACNPAGVRVTSFKAPSPIELAHDYLWRIHNAVPEKGMMGIFNRSHYEDVLVVRVREFVPEDVWSKRFDQINNFERMLSENGVVILKFFLHVSSDEQKERLIDRVEDETKNWKFNANDLEERKLWDNYTDAYADALTKCSTEWAPWYVVPGDKNKARNYLIAKRLVETLEGLDLAYPKPKTDLRKYLEELE encoded by the coding sequence ATGCTCCTCCAGCCCGTAAAATCCTCCGACAAGCTCGCGCTCTCTGATAAGGACGCCTCGCCTCCGAAGAAGCTCCCAAAAGGCGACGAGATTGAAGCCGAGCTCGATAAAACGCTGGAGCGTCTGGGCGAGCTGCAGCAGATCTTCTACGCTGACGGCCGGCGGTCACTGCTGATTGTGCTCCAAGGCCGCGACGCATCCGGCAAGGATGGAGTTGTCCGCACTGTCATCGGCGCCTGCAATCCCGCCGGTGTGCGGGTCACGAGCTTCAAGGCGCCGAGCCCCATCGAGCTTGCGCACGATTACCTGTGGCGCATCCACAATGCCGTGCCGGAAAAAGGCATGATGGGGATTTTCAATCGCTCGCATTACGAGGATGTGCTCGTAGTTCGCGTACGGGAATTCGTGCCGGAAGATGTCTGGTCGAAGCGATTCGATCAGATCAACAACTTCGAGCGAATGCTGTCCGAGAACGGGGTCGTAATCCTCAAGTTTTTTCTGCACGTCTCCAGTGATGAGCAGAAGGAGCGGTTGATCGACCGTGTCGAAGACGAAACCAAGAATTGGAAGTTCAACGCCAACGATCTTGAAGAACGGAAGCTGTGGGACAACTACACGGATGCGTACGCTGATGCCCTGACAAAGTGCAGCACCGAGTGGGCGCCATGGTACGTGGTGCCCGGCGACAAGAACAAGGCGCGCAATTATCTCATCGCGAAGCGGCTGGTGGAGACGCTCGAGGGGCTGGATCTCGCATACCCGAAACCGAAAACCGATCTGCGCAAATATCTGGAGGAACTGGAGTAA
- a CDS encoding GNAT family N-acetyltransferase, translated as MNSRAASPESVHVSESTSRLETTSRLIVRAALVSDLGAALALVDDESKKNEWVGRIPELLGSAVRTDNGFEYRAVVGERDSEIIGFAVYGDVAGTVGTGMLHGVLVGSRSRRAGAGTAILRGAIQDFRTVSTRMIIAEIPKDAYLSRYRAFLNSNLFFEEARIEDYYRDGVDLIMSRRNLTF; from the coding sequence ATGAATTCTCGCGCCGCATCCCCGGAGTCCGTGCACGTGAGTGAGAGCACGTCGCGTCTTGAGACTACGTCGCGTCTGATTGTCCGCGCGGCGCTGGTGAGCGATCTCGGCGCCGCGCTCGCCCTGGTGGACGACGAGTCGAAGAAGAATGAATGGGTGGGCCGCATCCCGGAATTGCTCGGTAGCGCGGTTCGCACCGACAACGGGTTCGAGTACCGCGCAGTAGTCGGTGAGCGGGACAGTGAGATAATCGGGTTTGCGGTGTACGGAGATGTGGCCGGCACGGTCGGCACTGGAATGCTGCACGGCGTCCTCGTCGGCAGCCGATCGCGGCGGGCCGGAGCAGGAACCGCGATACTGCGGGGTGCGATCCAGGATTTCAGGACGGTGTCGACGCGGATGATCATCGCTGAGATCCCGAAAGATGCATATCTCTCGAGGTACCGCGCGTTTCTTAATTCCAACCTGTTTTTCGAGGAGGCGAGGATCGAGGACTACTACAGGGACGGCGTCGATCTCATTATGTCGCGGCGGAACCTGACGTTTTGA